The Hevea brasiliensis isolate MT/VB/25A 57/8 chromosome 1, ASM3005281v1, whole genome shotgun sequence genome has a window encoding:
- the LOC131183758 gene encoding uncharacterized protein LOC131183758 has protein sequence MITRRFKKAFKKGGSKYKKFPKKYSPKGETSKDQSEIKCFECNKPGHIKPNCPKLKKKNSKDKSKKALLAGWMDNDDSLSDNSSDKEVAHICLMALEEDKPESSQQREINTEVNNSDSLSIEDYEDAFAKLYEEYKVYKEKCYALNKEIASLRAENDSMSIIVQENKFYKNQMLLFDELNKELEDSKTTCEKLIEKNRILETKVESLTNDLAKFTNGTQILDTLLGSQRLSNQKSSLGYDGFMHYGKYKNFFVKASSHLLSNVICFYCNQNGHMVCLRSKQESEQWYVDNACSRHMTGDKEKFSNLTLKSGGHVRFGDKGKAYIIGSGSIGKNPSIKDVALVEGLKSNLLSDNLKKFDVKSDEGIFLGYSMHSKAYRVFNRRILLVEETIHVVFDETNNFLERKIVCDDDELGKIFGRKRDNTQKQQSQPIEPQSAIGNDIVNENANEKDQEGNQEVLLNIEELQIDEPHHDDLPQEWRYHRDHPKEDIINSP, from the exons ATGATTACAAGAAGATTCAAGAAAGCATTCAAAAAGGGAGGTTCGAAATATAAGAAATTTCCAAAGAAGTATTCTCCCAAAGGTGAAACAAGCAAGGATCAAAGTGAGATTAAATGCTTTGAATGCAACAAACCTGGTCACATCAAGCCAAATTGTCCTAAACTGAAAAAGAAGAATTCAAAGGACAAGAGCAAGAAAGCTTTGCTTGCTGGCTGGATGGACAATGATGATTCCTTAAGTGATAACTCTAGTGACAAGGAGGTTGCACACATTTGTCTCATGGCTCTAGAAGAGGATAAACCAGAAAGCTCCCAACAAAGAGAAATCAACACTGAGGTAAATAATTCTGACTCTCTTAGTATTGAGGATTATGAAGATGCATTTGCTAAATTATATGAAGAATACAAAGTTTATAAGGAAAAATGTTATGCTTTAAACAAAGAAATTGCTTCCTTAAGAGCTGAAAATGATTCTATGAGCATTATTGTACAAGAAAATAagttttataaaaatcaaatgctcTTGTTTGATGAGTTGAATAAGGAGTTAGAAGATTCAAAAACTACCTGTGAAAAACTCATTGAGAAAAACAGGATTTTAGAAACTAAGGTGgaatctttgacaaatgatttagcTAAATTCACAAATGGCACACAAATTCTTGATACGTTACTTGGTTCTCAAAGATTATCAAATCAAAAATCTAGTCTTGGTTATGATGGATTCATGCACtatggaaaatacaaaaatttctttGTGAAAGCTTCATCTCATTTATTATCAAATGTTATTTGCTTCTATTGTAACCAAAATGGTCATATG GTATGTCTTAGAAGCAAGCAAGAGAGTGAACAATGGTATGTTGATAATGCTTGCTCAAGACACATGACTGGAGACAAAGAAAAATTCTCAAACCTTACCTTGAAAAGTGGTGGACATGTGAGATTTGGTGACAAAGGCAAAGCTTACATCATTGGAAGTGGCTCTATTGGGAAAAATCCAAGCATAAAGGATGTCGCATTAGTTGAAGGTTTGAAATCCAATCTTCTTAGT GATAACCTCAAAAAGTTTGATGTAAAATCAGATGAAGGTATTTTTCTAGGATATTCAATGCATAGCAAAGCTTATAGAGTCTTTAATAGGAGAATTTTGTTAGTTGAGGAAACCATTcatgttgtatttgatgaaactaACAACTTCTTAGAAAGAAAGATTGTTTGTGATGATGATGaattaggtaaaatttttggAAGAAAAAGGGATAATACTCAAAAGCAACAAAGTCAACCTATTGAGCCCCAAAGTGCAATTGGGAATGATATTGTCAATGAAAatgctaatgagaaagatcaagaAGGTAATCAAGAAGTATTGCTTAATAttgaagaactccaaattgaTGAACCACATCATGATGACCTACCTCAAGAATGGAGATATCATAGAGATCATCCAAAGGAGGATATAATTAATAGCCCTTAA